In the Candidatus Schekmanbacteria bacterium genome, one interval contains:
- a CDS encoding nucleoside triphosphate pyrophosphohydrolase, with translation MKKLDTEFEKTVEIMKRLRAPDGCPWDREQTRESLKPYLIEEAYEVLEAIDNGEANKLKEELGDLLLQTVFHAQIAEEEGKFTIKDVLQYLNEKLIRRHPHVFDEKKVDSAKEVLSNWEEIKRQEGNNKNNKSILSSIPKSLPALLYAYTLQKRAARVGFDWDSVEGAMDKLDEELSEFKKAMKSGSKGELEDEIGDILFSLVNVCRFYKLHPEEALKKTCLKFVKRFRFIEEKAKERGKKIENMTLEEMDNLWEESKRKI, from the coding sequence ATGAAGAAATTAGATACTGAATTTGAAAAAACTGTAGAGATAATGAAGCGTCTGCGAGCACCTGATGGTTGTCCCTGGGATAGAGAGCAGACTCGTGAATCCTTGAAGCCCTATTTGATTGAGGAAGCGTATGAGGTTTTGGAAGCCATAGACAACGGTGAAGCGAATAAACTTAAGGAAGAGCTTGGCGACCTCCTTCTTCAGACAGTCTTTCATGCGCAGATTGCAGAAGAAGAAGGAAAGTTTACGATAAAAGATGTTCTTCAATATTTGAATGAAAAATTGATAAGGCGCCATCCCCATGTATTTGATGAGAAAAAAGTCGATTCTGCTAAGGAGGTCCTTTCAAATTGGGAAGAAATAAAGAGACAAGAGGGGAATAATAAGAATAACAAATCTATTCTGTCGAGCATTCCAAAATCTTTGCCTGCTCTTCTTTATGCTTATACATTGCAGAAGAGGGCTGCTCGTGTAGGTTTTGATTGGGATAGCGTTGAAGGTGCAATGGACAAACTTGATGAAGAATTATCGGAATTTAAAAAAGCAATGAAATCAGGCAGTAAAGGAGAGTTAGAGGATGAGATTGGAGACATACTATTTAGCTTGGTCAATGTATGCCGCTTTTATAAACTTCATCCTGAAGAAGCATTGAAAAAGACCTGTCTTAAATTTGTGAAACGTTTTAGATTCATTGAAGAGAAGGCAAAAGAGAGAGGAAAGAAAATTGAGAATATGACTCTCGAAGAGATGGACAACCTTTGGGAGGAATCCAAGAGGAAGATTTAG
- a CDS encoding DNA polymerase III subunit alpha, with product MSYADFIHLHNHTQYSLLDGAIKPREMAKYALSMNMPAVAITDHGNMYGAMTFYRICKEEGIKPIIGCEVYVAPESRFKKSSGKSDIKYYHLILLAKNIDGYHNLIKLVSAGFIEGFYYKPRIDDEILKKYSEGLIGMSACLQGEIPYYLLNERHKEAEEKLLFFNDIFGKDNFYVEIQDNGLAEQERANKLLIELAKKHSIPIVATNDCHYLKKEHANAHEALLCVGTKSTLNDEKRFRFETGEFYFKSPEEMKSAFDFCPEAIENTLAIAEKCNIEFDFSKTYLPTYTPPKGMTLKKYLEKLAYDGLAKRLEKILSNIDDERERKNKERQYYDRLKMELDIIEKQGFEGYFLIVWDFINYAKENEIPVGPGRGSAAGSLVAYVLGITEIDPIRYKLFFERFLNPERKSMPDIDVDFCQEKREQVIDYVRKKYGEENVGLIITFGSMKARAVIRDVGRVMGLPLSEVDMIAKLIPNSVGMTLDKALELEPRLNVLIEEKKEIKELFETAKVLEGLSRQEGIHAAGVVVSPEPLVNFIPITISSENKDDPKAQKVITTQYPMEDVPLTGLLKFDFLGLKTLTVIDKTLKLIKENRGIEIDLNEIPLDDRNVYEFLWKGYTVGIFQIISTGMKSLLQRMKPTAFEDLVALLALYRPGPLENAMDVEYVEVKHGKKKPHYEHPLLEDILKETYGVILYQEQVMQISNALSGYSLAEADILRKAMGKKKPEIMAAQKKKFVEGAVKNGIDENVAGNIFDLIEKFAGYGFNKSHSTAYALITYRTAYLKCYYPEEFMAALLSCDMFDNKKLPVDVSECKDMGIKLLPPDVNKSSAEFTIEGNAIRYGLAGIKNVGLQAIKSIIESREKDGPFKSIFDFCERIDLRTANKRVLESLTLCGALDSLGASRRSIYEGLDYIISESQKRKDEILSGQENLFGNMNSPSSVIFQKLPDVEEWSENERLKMEKDILGVYYTGHPLDKYKSLLETYSDCDLSIFSNEFNDNGDMSENGDSEELYQKEANCQRILKEGDIVHFGGAIRSLKTRKTKKGEMMAFLEIENFNGIADVTVFPNLFSEIKEILKEDNLIFLESKVQKRNEELKLVAEKIVPIDMAREEFTGKMFIDIDKSSLKEEALREFRKVVEEEKEGRCQIFFRVMTESGLKVIIKLHNKLKPRTTDYLLNKAYEFFGRESVSTLL from the coding sequence ATGAGTTATGCAGATTTCATTCATTTGCACAATCATACCCAATACAGTCTTCTCGATGGGGCTATAAAGCCGAGAGAAATGGCTAAGTATGCACTTTCGATGAATATGCCTGCTGTCGCTATAACTGACCATGGAAATATGTATGGCGCTATGACTTTTTATCGCATATGCAAAGAGGAAGGCATAAAGCCAATTATTGGATGCGAGGTTTATGTTGCGCCTGAAAGTAGATTTAAAAAAAGTTCAGGTAAAAGTGATATCAAGTACTACCATCTTATTCTTCTTGCAAAAAATATTGATGGTTATCACAATCTGATAAAATTGGTATCTGCTGGTTTCATCGAAGGTTTTTACTATAAACCACGCATCGATGACGAAATTTTGAAAAAATATTCTGAAGGACTAATAGGAATGTCTGCCTGTCTTCAAGGTGAAATACCTTATTATTTACTTAATGAAAGACATAAAGAAGCAGAAGAGAAACTGTTGTTTTTTAATGATATATTTGGGAAAGATAATTTTTATGTCGAGATTCAGGACAATGGTCTTGCTGAGCAGGAAAGGGCAAATAAACTTTTGATTGAGCTTGCCAAAAAGCATTCCATACCGATTGTTGCCACGAATGATTGCCATTATTTGAAAAAAGAGCACGCCAATGCGCATGAAGCTTTGCTTTGTGTCGGTACAAAAAGCACCTTAAATGATGAGAAGAGATTTCGTTTCGAAACAGGAGAATTCTATTTCAAGTCGCCAGAAGAAATGAAATCGGCTTTCGATTTTTGCCCTGAAGCAATAGAAAATACTCTGGCTATTGCAGAAAAGTGCAATATTGAATTCGATTTTTCCAAAACATATCTGCCCACTTATACTCCTCCAAAAGGAATGACTTTAAAAAAATATCTCGAAAAACTTGCCTATGATGGTCTTGCAAAGCGTCTGGAAAAGATTTTGTCGAATATCGATGATGAAAGGGAACGAAAAAACAAAGAAAGGCAGTATTATGACCGCTTGAAGATGGAATTGGATATCATCGAAAAGCAGGGGTTCGAGGGATATTTCCTGATAGTTTGGGATTTTATAAATTATGCAAAAGAAAATGAGATTCCTGTTGGTCCTGGCAGAGGTTCAGCCGCAGGCAGTCTGGTAGCATATGTGCTTGGAATCACCGAAATTGACCCCATCAGGTATAAACTTTTCTTTGAGAGATTTCTAAATCCTGAAAGAAAGAGTATGCCGGATATAGATGTAGATTTTTGTCAGGAAAAAAGAGAGCAGGTCATTGACTATGTACGGAAAAAATATGGCGAAGAAAATGTGGGGTTGATAATTACCTTTGGCTCGATGAAGGCACGGGCAGTTATAAGGGATGTAGGAAGAGTGATGGGACTGCCGCTTTCTGAAGTGGATATGATTGCAAAACTCATTCCAAATTCAGTTGGGATGACTCTGGATAAGGCATTGGAATTGGAGCCCCGTCTAAATGTGCTGATAGAAGAGAAAAAAGAAATAAAAGAGCTATTTGAAACAGCCAAGGTGCTTGAAGGACTTAGCAGACAGGAAGGGATTCATGCAGCAGGTGTAGTTGTATCTCCTGAACCGCTTGTCAACTTTATACCGATTACGATAAGTTCTGAAAACAAAGATGATCCAAAAGCTCAGAAAGTTATTACAACGCAATATCCAATGGAAGATGTTCCGCTAACGGGACTTCTGAAATTCGACTTTTTAGGTCTTAAAACCCTTACGGTAATAGATAAAACCTTGAAATTGATCAAGGAAAATCGAGGAATAGAGATTGACCTGAATGAGATTCCCCTTGATGACAGGAATGTTTACGAATTTTTATGGAAAGGATATACAGTTGGAATATTTCAGATAATCAGCACAGGAATGAAGAGTCTTCTTCAACGAATGAAACCTACCGCCTTTGAAGACCTTGTAGCGCTGTTGGCTCTTTATCGTCCGGGCCCTCTTGAAAATGCAATGGATGTAGAGTATGTGGAGGTTAAGCACGGCAAGAAGAAACCTCATTATGAGCATCCTCTCTTGGAAGATATTCTTAAGGAAACTTATGGAGTAATTCTTTATCAAGAGCAAGTAATGCAGATTTCCAATGCCTTAAGCGGATATTCTCTTGCCGAAGCCGATATTTTGAGAAAAGCGATGGGTAAGAAAAAGCCCGAGATTATGGCTGCGCAGAAGAAAAAGTTTGTTGAAGGGGCAGTGAAAAACGGCATCGATGAAAATGTTGCAGGGAATATATTTGACCTTATTGAGAAATTTGCAGGATATGGATTCAATAAATCTCACAGCACTGCATATGCCTTGATAACTTATAGGACTGCATACCTTAAATGTTATTATCCTGAGGAGTTTATGGCTGCACTGTTGAGCTGTGATATGTTTGATAACAAAAAACTTCCGGTAGATGTTTCTGAATGTAAAGATATGGGAATAAAACTTCTTCCTCCTGATGTAAATAAAAGCAGTGCTGAGTTTACCATCGAAGGCAACGCAATTCGCTATGGCTTGGCAGGTATCAAAAATGTTGGGCTTCAGGCAATAAAATCAATTATTGAAAGCAGAGAAAAAGACGGCCCTTTTAAATCTATTTTTGACTTTTGCGAGCGTATCGATTTAAGGACTGCCAATAAGCGGGTTTTAGAAAGCCTAACTTTATGCGGCGCACTTGACTCTTTAGGTGCATCGAGAAGAAGCATATATGAGGGGCTTGATTATATTATTTCAGAATCTCAAAAGCGCAAGGATGAGATTTTGTCAGGACAGGAAAATCTTTTTGGCAATATGAATAGTCCATCATCAGTCATATTTCAGAAACTTCCTGATGTTGAAGAATGGAGCGAAAATGAGAGATTAAAAATGGAAAAAGATATTTTAGGAGTCTATTATACAGGGCATCCCCTCGACAAGTATAAGAGTTTGCTCGAAACATATAGTGACTGTGATTTGTCCATTTTTTCCAATGAATTCAATGACAATGGGGATATGTCTGAAAATGGTGATAGTGAGGAGCTATATCAGAAAGAAGCAAATTGCCAGAGGATTTTGAAAGAGGGAGACATTGTTCATTTTGGAGGTGCCATTCGTTCACTTAAAACGCGCAAAACAAAAAAGGGTGAGATGATGGCATTTTTAGAAATCGAAAACTTCAATGGAATTGCCGATGTTACAGTTTTCCCAAACTTATTTTCAGAGATTAAAGAAATTTTGAAAGAAGACAACCTTATCTTTTTAGAGTCGAAGGTGCAAAAGCGAAATGAAGAATTGAAGCTTGTAGCAGAAAAGATTGTACCAATCGATATGGCGAGGGAAGAATTTACAGGGAAAATGTTTATTGATATTGACAAATCTTCGCTGAAGGAAGAAGCTCTAAGAGAATTTCGTAAAGTTGTAGAAGAGGAAAAAGAAGGACGGTGCCAAATCTTTTTCAGAGTTATGACAGAGTCAGGGTTGAAGGTGATTATAAAGCTTCATAATAAACTTAAACCTCGAACAACAGATTATCTGTTGAATAAAGCTTATGAGTTTTTTGGCAGAGAATCTGTGTCAACGCTCCTTTAA
- a CDS encoding NlpC/P60 family protein, with translation MENFLNEKEGFLYSHIRATFQFFFILIITVITACAPSLDKQRMAMKNTMAAYMNTPYRYGGTSKSGIDCSAFAQRVYASAGIKIPRTVAEQFSVGRKVEDDEYLFGDLLFFDTTIKESSCCCFFFPFSLFFGHRKPSKPTHVGIYTSGGKFVHASTSRGVTTDSINSSYWKRRFLGARRILKER, from the coding sequence ATGGAAAATTTTTTAAACGAAAAGGAAGGTTTTTTATACTCTCATATAAGAGCCACATTTCAATTTTTTTTCATTCTAATCATTACAGTCATAACAGCTTGTGCGCCATCACTCGACAAACAGCGAATGGCTATGAAAAACACGATGGCAGCATATATGAATACGCCTTATCGTTATGGCGGCACATCTAAATCAGGAATCGATTGTTCAGCTTTTGCCCAAAGAGTATATGCAAGTGCAGGAATAAAAATTCCCCGAACAGTAGCTGAACAATTCTCAGTGGGAAGAAAAGTGGAAGATGATGAATATCTTTTTGGAGACCTCCTTTTTTTCGATACGACTATAAAAGAGAGCAGCTGCTGTTGTTTCTTCTTTCCATTTAGCCTCTTCTTCGGACATAGGAAGCCGTCAAAACCAACTCATGTAGGAATATATACTTCAGGCGGTAAATTTGTTCATGCATCAACGAGCAGAGGAGTTACCACTGACAGCATCAACAGTTCTTACTGGAAGCGAAGGTTTTTAGGAGCAAGGCGAATTTTAAAGGAGCGTTGA
- a CDS encoding GlmU protein translates to MKAVILAGGRGSNLNPITETRSKTMINICGKPVLEYTILGLKDAGIADCCIVVDHKGEKIKEYFESGEKLGVSITYVEQKPPKNIGGALMSSADRFSEGGYFLLVYGDVVFSSNIFLTTLMSFNSLKGAIATICIPPAPGQYGNIYMNEEVQITKIIEKPEHEKFGNYILAGVFVLPVSFFELLNAAKCDIEKAFDSLIKTNGLHASIYEDDWIDIGYPWNIIDANKIQMKKIKKTSISPSAHIEENVTIKGPVVVEDNVIIKAGATIIGPCYLGEGCFVGNNSLIREYTSLGAKSVVGFGVEIKNSIIFERAAIGRLSFIGDSVIGEGVDIGPNVVTVNRDIDRQTIKTEIKGKKIDSKLEKLGAFVGDNSIIGASNTILPGMIIPHKAKLKHKGSIHNGDL, encoded by the coding sequence ATGAAAGCCGTTATACTTGCAGGTGGAAGAGGAAGCAACTTAAATCCAATAACAGAAACTCGTTCAAAGACAATGATAAATATATGCGGAAAACCTGTCCTTGAATATACAATTCTTGGATTAAAGGATGCAGGCATTGCCGATTGTTGCATTGTTGTTGACCATAAAGGAGAAAAGATAAAAGAATATTTTGAAAGCGGAGAGAAACTTGGAGTTTCCATAACTTATGTTGAACAGAAACCGCCAAAGAATATTGGCGGTGCTTTGATGTCTTCAGCAGACCGCTTTTCAGAAGGCGGATATTTTTTGCTCGTTTATGGCGATGTTGTTTTTTCCTCAAATATTTTTTTGACTACATTGATGTCCTTTAATTCTCTCAAAGGCGCAATCGCTACCATATGCATTCCTCCTGCACCGGGACAATATGGAAATATATATATGAACGAAGAGGTGCAGATAACTAAGATTATTGAAAAACCGGAGCATGAAAAATTTGGGAATTATATTCTTGCAGGTGTTTTCGTTTTGCCTGTAAGTTTCTTTGAGCTTCTGAATGCAGCAAAATGCGACATAGAAAAAGCCTTTGATTCTCTCATAAAAACAAATGGCTTGCATGCATCGATTTATGAAGATGATTGGATTGATATTGGATACCCATGGAATATAATCGATGCAAATAAGATACAGATGAAAAAAATTAAAAAAACAAGCATTTCACCTTCAGCGCATATAGAGGAGAATGTGACAATAAAAGGTCCTGTAGTGGTAGAAGACAATGTTATTATCAAAGCAGGTGCAACAATAATAGGCCCATGCTACTTAGGGGAGGGATGTTTTGTTGGTAATAATTCACTCATCAGAGAATATACATCTCTCGGAGCAAAAAGTGTAGTGGGATTTGGTGTTGAAATCAAAAACAGCATAATTTTTGAACGAGCTGCTATAGGAAGATTGTCATTTATTGGCGATAGTGTAATAGGCGAAGGTGTTGATATAGGTCCAAATGTTGTAACAGTCAATCGTGATATTGACAGACAAACAATCAAGACAGAAATTAAGGGGAAGAAGATTGACAGCAAACTTGAGAAGTTGGGAGCTTTTGTAGGAGACAATTCTATCATAGGTGCAAGCAATACAATTCTGCCGGGTATGATAATACCACACAAAGCAAAGTTAAAACATAAAGGGTCTATACATAACGGCGATTTATAA
- the glmS gene encoding glutamine--fructose-6-phosphate transaminase (isomerizing): MCGISAIAGKSDIAAKLLHSIKNLEYRGYDSCGMAVSGQNGIVVRKNIGTVEEVNKKEQLVGMNGNLGIAHTRWATHGGVSKENSHPHTGCTSDFTVVHNGIVSNYKEIRKELEKKGHKFTSETDTEVIPHLVEEYYKESKSVENAVVAALRKLKGTYAFALITSCDKGTIYCAKNESPLVIGIGDSEMFVGSDVNAFIDFTKNIVFLNNGEYAIVNNDSYVIKDMHTCTEVSREIKKIEWDAEMAKKGGYPHFMLKEIYEQPNTVLNAMKISRDEIQRLAEMIHNSDISYFIGIGTTYYVGLIAQYYFSKICGRYIPVISSDEFENVASVTDKSVVIAISQSGETYDTLRALRFAKERGAQTAAIVNVIGSSMSREVDFAIMQGSGPEICVLSTKAALAQIVLLMRTAIEYAIKERGKNGREAKEFEKTMNETSPSIERLLNEYQGIIRNIAYANANVHNWLYLGRGIYYPVALEAALKMKEVTYLHAEGMPGGFMKHGTISLIDESMNSLVFVPPKKEETIYELTLSGVEEIRARKGKVIGIHFGAPLELFDESICIPEAPELISPLIELVAGQLFAYYTATALKRNVDKPRSLAKSVTVA, encoded by the coding sequence ATGTGCGGCATAAGTGCAATAGCAGGGAAAAGTGATATTGCAGCGAAACTTCTGCATTCAATAAAGAATCTCGAATATCGGGGATATGATTCCTGCGGTATGGCAGTGTCTGGACAAAATGGAATTGTAGTAAGAAAGAATATTGGCACTGTTGAGGAAGTCAATAAAAAAGAGCAGCTTGTGGGAATGAATGGAAATCTTGGCATTGCCCATACTCGCTGGGCTACACATGGAGGAGTTTCGAAAGAAAACAGTCACCCTCATACAGGATGCACATCCGACTTTACAGTCGTCCATAATGGTATAGTCTCAAATTACAAAGAGATTAGAAAAGAGTTGGAGAAGAAGGGGCATAAGTTTACTTCAGAGACAGATACTGAAGTAATTCCACATCTTGTAGAGGAGTACTACAAGGAAAGCAAGTCAGTGGAAAACGCCGTTGTTGCGGCGCTTCGCAAATTAAAAGGCACATATGCATTTGCGCTGATAACAAGCTGTGATAAAGGGACAATCTATTGCGCAAAGAATGAAAGCCCTCTTGTCATAGGCATTGGCGATAGTGAAATGTTTGTTGGCTCCGATGTAAATGCATTTATTGATTTTACTAAGAACATAGTCTTTTTAAACAATGGCGAATATGCAATAGTCAACAATGATTCGTATGTAATAAAAGATATGCACACCTGTACAGAGGTTTCCCGCGAGATAAAAAAGATTGAGTGGGACGCAGAGATGGCTAAGAAAGGCGGTTATCCCCACTTTATGCTAAAGGAGATATATGAACAGCCAAATACAGTCTTAAATGCAATGAAAATAAGCAGAGATGAGATACAAAGATTGGCTGAAATGATTCATAATTCGGATATCTCATATTTTATTGGTATTGGCACTACATACTATGTAGGTTTGATAGCCCAATATTATTTTTCCAAAATTTGCGGCAGGTATATACCGGTTATATCGTCAGATGAATTCGAAAATGTGGCAAGCGTAACAGATAAGAGTGTTGTAATTGCCATTTCCCAATCAGGCGAGACATATGATACTCTTCGTGCTTTGAGATTTGCGAAAGAGAGGGGGGCTCAAACAGCGGCAATTGTAAATGTTATTGGCTCATCGATGTCTAGAGAAGTTGATTTTGCCATAATGCAAGGCTCAGGGCCAGAGATATGTGTTTTGAGTACAAAGGCGGCGCTTGCCCAGATTGTGTTATTGATGAGGACCGCAATTGAATATGCTATTAAGGAAAGGGGAAAAAATGGCAGAGAAGCCAAAGAATTCGAAAAAACTATGAATGAAACTTCTCCCTCCATTGAACGCCTTCTAAATGAATATCAGGGAATAATACGCAATATAGCTTATGCAAATGCCAATGTCCATAATTGGCTCTATTTAGGTAGAGGAATATACTATCCTGTTGCTCTTGAAGCTGCGCTTAAAATGAAGGAAGTAACATATCTTCATGCAGAAGGGATGCCGGGCGGTTTTATGAAGCATGGAACAATCTCGCTTATAGATGAATCAATGAATAGTCTTGTTTTTGTTCCGCCAAAGAAAGAAGAAACGATTTATGAACTTACCTTGAGCGGAGTCGAGGAAATACGCGCAAGAAAGGGAAAAGTCATAGGGATACACTTTGGCGCTCCACTAGAGTTATTCGACGAAAGTATATGCATCCCTGAAGCGCCTGAGCTTATTTCACCCCTTATAGAGTTGGTGGCAGGACAACTTTTTGCATATTATACGGCAACAGCATTGAAGAGAAATGTAGATAAGCCAAGGTCTCTCGCTAAATCGGTAACGGTGGCATAG
- a CDS encoding glucose-1-phosphate thymidylyltransferase has product MNKDHFPEELLLKYFFTNIPNFLKPIFPDNEPVWTPLKELKSFFEKFKTYKIEIEIPDGVVLKGERIFIGEGTTIEPGVMIREPAIIGRNVEIRQGAYFRGNVIVADNCVVGHATELKHSIMLEGAHAPHFNYLGDSILGQKVNLGAGTILSNFKMTENKMVVVDFNGEKIDTGLRKFGALLGDFSETGCNAVLNPGTIVGPNSLIYPLSLVRGYIAPKTIYKLRQHIERTEKK; this is encoded by the coding sequence ATGAATAAGGACCATTTTCCTGAAGAACTTTTGCTTAAATATTTTTTTACTAATATTCCTAATTTTTTGAAACCAATTTTTCCTGATAATGAGCCTGTTTGGACTCCTCTTAAAGAACTGAAATCTTTTTTTGAAAAATTTAAAACCTATAAAATTGAAATTGAAATTCCAGATGGAGTCGTTTTGAAGGGTGAAAGAATATTCATTGGCGAGGGCACTACGATCGAGCCGGGAGTAATGATCAGAGAGCCTGCAATCATAGGAAGAAATGTAGAAATAAGACAGGGGGCATATTTTAGGGGCAATGTAATAGTGGCTGACAATTGTGTGGTAGGACATGCAACTGAGTTGAAGCACTCGATTATGCTTGAAGGCGCTCATGCGCCACATTTCAATTATCTTGGAGACAGTATTCTCGGTCAAAAGGTAAATCTTGGCGCAGGGACAATATTGTCAAATTTCAAGATGACTGAAAATAAGATGGTTGTAGTGGATTTCAATGGAGAAAAGATTGATACAGGATTGAGAAAATTCGGAGCATTGTTAGGAGATTTTTCCGAAACAGGTTGTAATGCAGTCCTGAATCCGGGAACTATCGTAGGACCTAACTCCTTGATATATCCGCTTTCTCTTGTCCGCGGCTATATTGCGCCGAAAACGATTTATAAATTGAGACAGCATATTGAAAGGACTGAAAAAAAATAG
- the phnD gene encoding phosphate/phosphite/phosphonate ABC transporter substrate-binding protein, translated as MRRKKNILFLLLSLVVILVVSLFIACDDGLQVSDNKEMPSLLQNKVEQEKEIIYFGVISRYNPVLMYKRYQPVMDYLSEKTPYIFKLKLGSTYEEAVNNLHYNITQVASLGGVTFSESFVKFGARAILRSKNENGKGYYQSYIVTRKDNEITSLKDLIGKTFAFASIKSTSGNLYPRYLLWKNGINLEDLKYVNLKHHDAVAVGVLKGKYFAGALKDVAAKSFLAKGLKVIAKSEPIPSVPIVVSKDADPKMVSALKKALLAVDPEKPEFKDIVKDWDDEFKYGFIEASNDDYKVILKMIRDIPAKCGESCHPKNIFAKD; from the coding sequence ATGCGCCGCAAAAAAAATATTCTATTTTTACTCTTATCTTTAGTAGTTATTTTAGTCGTAAGTCTTTTTATAGCTTGCGATGATGGTCTTCAAGTATCTGATAATAAAGAGATGCCTTCCCTTTTGCAGAATAAAGTAGAACAAGAAAAAGAAATCATATATTTTGGTGTAATTTCACGATACAATCCTGTCCTGATGTATAAAAGATATCAGCCCGTAATGGATTACCTTTCAGAAAAGACTCCTTACATATTCAAGCTTAAACTTGGTTCTACATATGAAGAAGCGGTCAATAACCTGCATTACAATATAACTCAGGTTGCATCTTTAGGAGGTGTAACATTTTCTGAATCTTTTGTTAAATTTGGCGCGAGAGCAATACTTAGAAGCAAAAACGAAAATGGCAAGGGATATTACCAGAGCTATATAGTTACAAGAAAGGATAATGAGATAACAAGTCTTAAAGACCTAATAGGCAAAACATTTGCATTTGCTTCAATAAAATCAACATCTGGAAATCTTTATCCCCGCTACCTTCTTTGGAAGAACGGAATAAATCTCGAGGATTTGAAATATGTAAACTTGAAGCATCATGATGCTGTCGCAGTAGGAGTGTTAAAAGGCAAGTATTTTGCCGGAGCTTTAAAGGATGTTGCGGCAAAAAGTTTTCTTGCCAAAGGGTTAAAAGTAATCGCAAAATCAGAACCTATTCCATCGGTTCCGATAGTGGTAAGCAAAGATGCCGATCCTAAAATGGTAAGCGCTTTAAAAAAAGCGCTTCTTGCCGTTGACCCTGAAAAGCCGGAGTTCAAGGATATTGTTAAGGATTGGGATGATGAGTTCAAATACGGTTTTATAGAAGCATCTAATGATGATTATAAAGTGATTCTCAAAATGATAAGAGATATTCCTGCAAAGTGCGGAGAATCATGCCATCCAAAAAATATTTTTGCTAAAGATTAG